From a region of the Actinomadura luzonensis genome:
- a CDS encoding acyltransferase family protein, with the protein MDSVTSATAGSPADPPPASRTGSSPDPATTAPSRPPGETGGAASGEVGGAPSGVGGAGRARLGGLDGIRGLAALFVVLHHCWLLSFPGFPADTGPGWAGWLLYGHFAVVVFITLSGFSLAVSPARAGWRLGGVRRFARRRAWRILPPYWAALAFSLAVAWLLVPQPGQPVPTGRTVVVYGLLLQDVFGSPSPNGALWSIAVEAQLYFVFPLLLLLVRRLGAWAMAGAVTVVVAAVGVLAASVPAVATLMRLTPQFAVLFAAGVLAAGVLRGRPRAFLHWAAAGAAVPVLVLIVVRGSVWTVANFFWVDLALAPAAGLLLAAVACGRPRPLVRLLDTRPVRALGSFSYSLYLVHAPIVVALNHFLVAPLLGPGVARLLVLLAVAVPASVVFARGFAAVCELPFQRHRSAAALRVAVRERLAAVRPKTG; encoded by the coding sequence ATGGACTCGGTCACGAGCGCAACCGCAGGCTCCCCCGCCGACCCTCCCCCCGCTTCCCGCACCGGCTCCTCACCCGACCCGGCGACCACCGCGCCCTCCCGCCCTCCGGGCGAGACCGGCGGGGCGGCTTCGGGCGAGGTAGGTGGGGCGCCTTCGGGGGTCGGCGGGGCGGGGCGGGCGCGGCTGGGCGGGCTGGACGGGATCCGGGGGCTCGCCGCCCTCTTCGTCGTCCTGCACCACTGCTGGTTGCTGTCCTTCCCCGGCTTCCCCGCCGACACCGGCCCCGGCTGGGCGGGCTGGCTGCTGTACGGGCACTTCGCCGTCGTCGTCTTCATCACCCTGTCGGGCTTCTCCCTGGCCGTCTCCCCGGCCCGCGCCGGCTGGCGGCTCGGCGGGGTGCGCAGGTTCGCCCGCCGCCGCGCCTGGCGCATCCTGCCGCCGTACTGGGCGGCGCTGGCGTTCAGCCTGGCGGTGGCCTGGCTGCTGGTGCCCCAGCCCGGCCAGCCGGTGCCCACCGGCCGGACCGTGGTCGTGTACGGCCTGCTGCTCCAGGACGTGTTCGGCTCGCCCAGCCCCAACGGGGCCCTCTGGTCGATCGCCGTCGAGGCGCAGCTCTACTTCGTCTTCCCGCTCCTGCTGCTCCTGGTGCGCCGACTCGGCGCGTGGGCCATGGCGGGGGCCGTCACCGTCGTGGTCGCGGCGGTGGGCGTGCTCGCCGCGTCCGTGCCGGCGGTGGCGACGCTGATGCGGCTGACGCCGCAGTTCGCGGTGTTGTTCGCGGCCGGCGTGCTGGCGGCGGGCGTGCTGCGCGGCCGGCCGCGCGCGTTCCTGCACTGGGCGGCGGCCGGGGCGGCCGTGCCGGTGCTGGTGCTGATCGTCGTGCGGGGCTCGGTGTGGACGGTGGCCAACTTCTTCTGGGTGGACCTGGCGCTCGCGCCCGCCGCCGGGCTGCTGCTCGCCGCGGTCGCCTGCGGCCGGCCGCGTCCCCTGGTGCGGCTGCTCGACACCCGGCCGGTGCGCGCGCTCGGCTCGTTCTCCTACAGCCTGTACCTGGTGCACGCGCCGATCGTGGTCGCGCTCAACCACTTCCTGGTGGCCCCGCTGCTGGGGCCGGGCGTGGCGAGGCTCCTGGTGCTGCTGGCGGTGGCGGTGCCGGCCTCGGTGGTGTTCGCGCGGGGGTTCGCGGCCGTGTGCGAGCTGCCGTTCCAGCGCCATCGCAGCGCGGCCGCGCTGCGCGTGGCCGTGCGGGAGCGGCTGGCCGCCGTCCGCCCTAAAACCGGATGA
- a CDS encoding oligosaccharide flippase family protein, with product MEEETQRVDEVGARAGRGLRWTVLGSLVTRAGSFAMGLVLARLLAADDFGTYAVALAATQLVMHVKDIGIQAAIIQWRGRIEDIAPTASVLNFAVTTAAYGGFWLFAPVFARMAGNEAATGVVRLLTAVVLVEAFTAVRSASLLVRFQQDRLTLAIMIGFVANAAVAVTLAFAGAGAYAFAWGQVTASVVTGVLIFFWGRLPIRVGWDRETAGKLLRVGIPSAVGFGLEALLMNADYVIVGNVLGAGQLGYYLLAFNVSSWVPGIIGTALRYVSLPSFSRLSEDPVALSEGVRRAVPVMVAFVLPPALVMGLLAHPLIAFLYGDRWDFSAGVLRWLAVLMVVRMLISFLAVDVLTGLGATRTTVWLNLGWAVVLLPALLAGAHLGGIRGAAVAHALVAVLVAVPMALVILHRVGVRLAPVLPGLVRPAAGAVAAGLVMALLEGATRTGPALVQLVVAGGAGLLVFVLIVVPGAALKKLVTRSA from the coding sequence ATGGAAGAAGAGACACAGCGCGTCGACGAGGTGGGGGCCCGGGCGGGCCGCGGGCTGCGCTGGACCGTCCTCGGCAGCCTGGTCACCCGGGCCGGCTCCTTCGCGATGGGGCTGGTGCTGGCCCGGCTGCTGGCCGCCGACGACTTCGGCACGTACGCGGTGGCGCTCGCCGCGACGCAGCTCGTCATGCACGTCAAGGACATCGGCATCCAGGCGGCGATCATCCAGTGGCGCGGCCGGATCGAGGACATCGCGCCCACCGCCAGCGTGCTGAACTTCGCGGTCACCACGGCCGCGTACGGCGGGTTCTGGCTGTTCGCCCCGGTCTTCGCGCGGATGGCCGGCAACGAGGCGGCCACCGGCGTGGTGCGGCTGCTCACCGCGGTCGTGCTGGTCGAGGCGTTCACCGCCGTGCGCAGCGCGTCCCTGCTGGTCCGCTTCCAGCAGGACCGGCTCACGCTGGCCATCATGATCGGCTTCGTGGCGAACGCGGCGGTGGCCGTCACGCTGGCCTTCGCCGGGGCAGGGGCCTACGCCTTCGCGTGGGGGCAGGTCACGGCCTCGGTGGTCACCGGCGTGCTGATCTTCTTCTGGGGCCGGCTGCCGATCCGGGTCGGCTGGGACCGCGAGACGGCCGGCAAGCTGCTGCGCGTCGGCATCCCGTCGGCCGTCGGGTTCGGGCTGGAGGCCCTGCTCATGAACGCCGACTACGTCATCGTCGGCAACGTGCTCGGGGCCGGGCAGCTCGGCTACTACCTGCTGGCCTTCAACGTGTCGAGCTGGGTGCCGGGCATCATCGGCACCGCGCTCCGCTACGTGTCGCTGCCCAGCTTCTCCCGCCTGTCGGAGGACCCGGTGGCGCTGTCGGAGGGGGTACGGCGGGCCGTGCCGGTGATGGTGGCCTTCGTGCTGCCGCCCGCGCTGGTCATGGGCCTGCTCGCGCACCCGCTCATCGCGTTCCTGTACGGGGACCGGTGGGACTTCTCGGCCGGCGTGCTGCGCTGGCTGGCGGTGCTCATGGTGGTGCGGATGCTCATCTCCTTCCTGGCGGTGGACGTCCTGACCGGCCTCGGCGCCACCAGGACCACCGTCTGGCTCAACCTCGGCTGGGCCGTCGTCCTGCTGCCCGCCCTGCTGGCCGGGGCGCACCTCGGCGGCATCAGAGGCGCGGCCGTCGCCCACGCCCTGGTCGCCGTGCTGGTCGCGGTGCCCATGGCGCTGGTCATCCTGCACCGGGTGGGGGTGCGGCTCGCGCCCGTGCTGCCCGGCCTGGTGCGCCCGGCCGCCGGCGCGGTCGCGGCCGGGCTCGTGATGGCCCTGCTGGAGGGGGCCACCAGGACCGGGCCCGCCCTGGTGCAGCTCGTCGTCGCCGGTGGAGCCGGGCTGCTGGTCTTCGTCCTGATCGTGGTGCCGGGCGCCGCGCTGAAGAAACTCGTCACAAGGAGCGCTTGA
- a CDS encoding TOPRIM nucleotidyl transferase/hydrolase domain-containing protein yields the protein MIDTRTVVLVEGVSDKAAVEALAARRGRDLAAEGVTVVAMGGATNIGAYLRKYAGSGLRLAGLCDAREEDDFRRGLERAGLAPDPDSLEGLGFFVCDADLEDELIRALGPAAVERVIDAEGELGSFRTLQKQPGWRGRDPHDQLRRFMGSGSGRKIRYSALLVAALDPGRVPRPLDRLLEHLS from the coding sequence GTGATCGACACGCGCACCGTGGTCCTGGTCGAGGGCGTCAGCGACAAGGCGGCGGTCGAGGCGCTGGCCGCGCGCCGCGGCCGCGACCTCGCGGCCGAAGGCGTCACCGTCGTGGCCATGGGCGGCGCCACGAACATCGGGGCCTACCTCCGCAAGTACGCCGGCAGCGGCCTGCGGCTGGCGGGCCTGTGCGACGCCCGGGAGGAGGACGACTTCCGCCGCGGCCTCGAACGCGCCGGCCTCGCTCCCGATCCTGACAGCCTCGAAGGGCTCGGCTTCTTCGTGTGCGACGCCGACCTGGAGGACGAGCTGATCCGCGCTCTCGGCCCGGCCGCCGTCGAACGGGTCATCGACGCCGAGGGCGAGCTGGGCTCGTTCCGCACCCTGCAGAAGCAGCCCGGCTGGCGCGGCCGGGACCCGCACGACCAGCTGCGCCGGTTCATGGGCTCGGGCAGCGGCCGGAAGATCCGCTACTCCGCGCTGCTCGTCGCGGCGCTCGACCCCGGCCGCGTGCCGCGCCCGCTGGACCGGCTCCTGGAGCACCTGAGCTGA
- a CDS encoding glycosyltransferase family 2 protein encodes MAASESLVSVGVPVYNGAGRIEGTITSVLAQDHANLELVICDNASTDGTEEICRDWAATDPRVVYHRQPENIGQIPNFTDAIRRARGEFYRWAGDDNWLAPTYVSRCLEVLAADERLLLVTTQQAYACPDGSTRTAAYTGTGYLSGDPVDRFAESLRMLNENPLAMDPLYSLMRRERVMRVERGRVMLREDEIYAARMALAGPWGHVPEILAGREWEAQPQGDIARKLGVPAWQARFATLFQCRELLRALGEVPLTPAQRRRGRALVARMYLRRHGVTAARRGRKLMSTTRLLGSPR; translated from the coding sequence ATGGCCGCATCCGAGTCGCTGGTCTCCGTGGGGGTGCCCGTCTACAACGGGGCCGGCCGCATCGAGGGGACGATCACGTCGGTCCTCGCCCAGGACCACGCCAACCTGGAGCTGGTGATCTGCGACAACGCCTCGACCGACGGCACCGAGGAGATCTGCCGCGACTGGGCCGCGACCGACCCCCGGGTGGTCTACCACCGGCAGCCGGAGAACATCGGGCAGATCCCCAACTTCACCGACGCCATCCGGCGGGCGCGCGGCGAGTTCTACCGGTGGGCGGGCGACGACAACTGGCTCGCCCCCACGTACGTCTCCCGCTGCCTGGAGGTGCTCGCCGCCGACGAGCGGCTGCTGCTGGTCACCACCCAGCAGGCCTACGCCTGCCCCGACGGCTCGACCAGGACCGCCGCCTACACCGGCACCGGCTACCTCTCCGGCGACCCGGTGGACCGCTTCGCCGAGAGCCTGCGCATGCTCAACGAGAACCCGCTCGCCATGGACCCGCTCTACTCCCTCATGCGCCGCGAGCGGGTCATGCGGGTCGAGCGCGGCCGGGTCATGCTGCGCGAGGACGAGATCTACGCCGCCCGCATGGCGCTCGCCGGGCCCTGGGGACACGTGCCCGAGATCCTGGCCGGGCGGGAGTGGGAGGCGCAGCCGCAGGGGGACATCGCCCGCAAGCTCGGCGTGCCCGCGTGGCAGGCCAGGTTCGCCACCCTGTTCCAGTGCAGGGAGCTGCTGCGCGCGCTCGGCGAGGTCCCGCTCACCCCGGCGCAGCGCCGGCGGGGGCGGGCGCTGGTGGCCCGGATGTACCTGCGGCGGCACGGGGTGACGGCGGCGCGCAGGGGCCGCAAGCTCATGTCGACGACGAGGCTGCTCGGCTCGCCGCGCTGA